The genomic DNA TTAATACCGATGCACATAGTATTATTGTACGAAACGATTATCAGCAAAAGCATCTGCCCACCCTGTTTAAGCTGATTGGCTTGCAACCCGATGCAGCTACAGCAGCAACGAAACAGACCTACGCTCTTGAAAAATCACTGGCCGATAGCAGCCGTAAGCTGGAAGATTTGCGCGATCCCTATCATAACTATAATAAAATGCCGCTGGCTGGCTTAAACAAGTTGGTGCCTGAGGTTGACTGGAAACCCACATTTGAAAAAATGGATTACAAGAATGTGGATACCGTTATTGTTGGTCAGCCAGAATATTACCGGGCGCTCAGCAAGGCACTCCATACCTATAATATAGACGACTGGAAAAACTATCTCCGTAAAAACCTGGTGTCAGAGTTTGGCCCTTACCTGAGTAAACCCTTTGACCAGGAGCTTTTCCGCTTCTACGGCACCGTGCTTAACGGCAAAAAAGAACAACTACCCCGCTGGAAACGCGTACTGGATACCGAAAACGGTGTAATGGGCGAAATACTGGGGCAAATATTTGTAAAAGAATACTTTCCAGAAAAAACCAAGGACCGTTATGTGAAATTGGTAGAAACCATGCGTGCTACTTTTAAGGAACACATTGAAAAGCTGGACTGGATGAGTCCGCAAACTAAAGAAAAAGCATATTATAAACTGAGCAAAGTAATGCCTAAGGTAGGCTATCCGGATAAATGGAAAGATTTTTCGAGCCTGGAAATTAACCGTGGCCCCTATGCTTTAAATGTAATGCGTGCCAATAACTGGTGGCATAAATACAGCGCTGCCAAGCTGGGCAAACCGGTCGACCGTACCGAATGGGGTATAACACCGCAAACATATAATGCCTATTACAATCCATCAAATAATGAAATTGTATTACCTGCAGGTATATTTACTATCCCGGGTGCCAAGGATGAAGATATTGACGACGCGGTAATATATGGATATGCAGCAGCCTCCACCATTGGTCACGAAATGACTCACGGTTTTGATGATGAAGGCCGGCAGTTTGATGCCGAAGGCAATTTAAAAGCCTGGTGGCTGCCACAAGATTCGGTAAAGTTTACTCAGCGTGCTCAAATGCTGGTAAATCAGTTTAATGGCTACAGCATTTATGGCCTGCATGTAAACGGTAAAGCCACACAGGGTGAAAACATTGCCGACCTTGGCGGTATAGTGATTGGTCTTGATGCCTTTAAGAAAACCGAGCAATATAAAGAAGGAAAAACCATTAACGGATTAACTCCTATACAACGCTATTTCCTGGGTTATGCGCTGGGTTGGCTTGGGCAGGATCGTCAGGAATCTTTATCCAGCCAGATACTGACCAACCCACACGCTCCTGGCTTTATGCGTGTAAACGGACCATTTACCGATGTACCCGAATTTTACGACGCCTTCCACATTAAAAAAGGCGATAAAATGTGGCTTGATCCGGATAAGCGCGTGAAGATCTGGTAAAAGCCCCCCAGCCCCCTAAAGGGGTAGCAATAAACAACACATGTCATTGCGAGGAGGTACGACGAAGCAATCTCCTCGCATACATATAAACGCGAAGAGATTGCTAAACTCTTACTCGCAATGACGTTAAGCTGAATTAAGCCCCAACAACACTGTTACAAACACCAGTGAATCAACAGCTTGTTTTTATTTAAATTTGTTGGTAAACATTATACCCATATGATAAAACTTTACAAAACAACGCTTCTTGGTTGTGCCTCCATAGCGCTTTTAGCACTAAGTGCTTATCAGATTGAACAGTCCGAAACTTCAAACGATCCGGTTTATGATAACCTGGATAAATCCGTTGATCCGCGTACCGATTTTTTTAAATATGCCAATGGCGGCTGGCTTAAACGCAACCCTATCCCGGCAGCATATTCCAGCTGGGGAATTGGCAATGTGGTGCAGGAAGAGATCCGCAACCGGCTAAAAAAGATCAATGAAGACGCCTTAACCGCCAATGCGCCCAAAGGAAGCACTACCCAAAAAATCGGCGACTTTTATTATAGTGGTCTGGATACTGTCAACATCGAGAAACAAGGCATCAATCCTTTAAAAGCCCAGTTGGACCTGATAGATCAGGCTATCGACATTAACGGTATCTTAAACGCTGCCGCGGTATTAACCACTACAGGCACCCGCAATTTCATTGGCAGCCGGGTTAGCCAGGATGCCAAGAATAGTTCAAAAATGATGCTGCAGCTTAGTCAGACCGGTTTAGGTTTACCCAACCGCGACTATTATTTTAAAACCGATGCCCGCACTACCCGTGTACGTACCGATTATAAAACTAATCACCTGCCAACTATGCTCAAAATCAGTGGTTGGGATGAGCAGCAGGCGGCCAAAGGAGCCGAAAGTATTTATAAGATAGAGCAATTTTTTGCCGACAGCAGCCGTAAACTCGAAAACCTGCGCGATCCATATCGCAACTATCATAAAATGACCGTTGCGCAATTAAACGCCCTTACTCCCAATATCAACTGGACCACTGTATTTAAAACGCTGGAACTAAAACCGGTGGATAGCGTCATAGTTGGTCAGCCTGAATATTACAGGGCTGTTAATACCGCGCTGAAAACATTCCAGCTTGATGATTGGAAAGCTTACCTCCGCTGGAAACTGATATCATCTTATGCCCCCTATCTGAACGCCGCCGCCGAACAGGAAAGTTTCCGTTTTAGCGGCAAGGTGATATCGGGGCGAAAGGAACAATTACCCCGTTGGAAACGCGTACTGGATACCGAGAACGGATTGATGGGTGAAGCTTTGGGTCAGCTGTTTGTGAAAGAATATTTCCCGGCAACGGCTAAATTGCGTTATACCGAAATGGTAGAAGCCATCAGACAAGCCTACCGCGAACATATTGCCAAGCTAGATTGGATGAGCCCCCAAACCAAGCAAAAAGCAATCGTAAAATTGAACGCCATACATCCTAAAGTGGGCTATCCGGACAAATGGAAAGATTTTTCGACCCTGGTGATGGACCGTGAGTCGTACGCGGGTAATGTGATGCGTGCCCGGCATTGGGCTTATGCGGTGAACATTAACAAATTGGGCAAACCGGTTGATCATACCGAGTGGGGCATGACACCGCAAACCTATAATGCCAGCTATAGCCCATCCAATAATGAGATCACACTGCCTGCTGCCCAGTTCACTATTCCCGGTGTTAAGGATAGCGAGGTTGATGATGCAGTAGCTTATGGCTATGTAGCCGCTTCTACAATTGGCCATGAAATTACGCATGGCTTTGATGATGAGGGCCGCCTGTTTGATGCCAAGGGCAACTTAAAAACCTGGTGGACCGCCACCGACTCGGTTAAATTCAACCAACGTGCTAAAGTACTGGCCGATCAGTTTAGCAGTTATGTAGTATTGGATAGCCTGCACGTAAACGGCAAAGCTACCCTTGGCGAAAACATTGCCGATTTGGGCGGTATTGTTTTAGGCATTGATGCTTTTAAAAAGACCCAGCAATATAAGCAGGGTAAACTGATAAACGGATTAACCCCTATGCAGCGGTTCTTCTTAGGCTATGCGCTGGGCTGGCTGGGCCAGGAACGGGATGAGGCCCTGGCCAATCAGATACTAACGGATGTTCATGCCCCAGGATTTTTGCGTGTAAACGGTCCTTTTAGCGATGTACCTGAATTTTACCAGGCATTTAAAGTTAAAAAAGGTGATAAAATGTGGATAGACCCGGCTAAGCGGGTAAAGATTTGGTAGATTGTAATATAGATGGATAAGTTTTTTTGAAGCTTATCCATCTATGTTAAGGCATTCCTCATCCGTTGGGCCAGATCCAGGATATCCGGCAATCTTTTTATATCCTTAACCCAATTAACCGGAATTTGATCAGCACCATATAACAATCCTGCCAACCCGCCTGTTACTGCACCTGTAGTATCAGTGTCCAATCCCAGATTCACCGCTTTCAACACAGCTTCTTTATAAGTATCAGTAGTTAATAAACACCAGATACTTGCCTCTAAAGTGTGCAATACATAACCAGTGCTATGTATCTTTTTGGTCTCTATTTGAAATATATTATCCAAAAGCAATCTGTTAAATAAACTAACTTCTTCAGGATTGATCGATCGTAATGTTAAAAAATCAGATATCTCTCTTTTTAAATTATGGTATATGGTAAGTTTATCGGTACCCTGGATAA from Mucilaginibacter inviolabilis includes the following:
- a CDS encoding M13 family metallopeptidase, with the protein product MIKRTFPPAAIAIVFGLLALTACNDKTKTYADNDPVFKNMDTTVKPGDDFFKYANGAWLKKNPIPAAYASWGIGNVVEEELRNRMKKINEDALKADAPKGSNTQKIGDFYFSGMDTVGIEKQGLSPLKDELSKIDQVKDIKGLIEEFAHLSTIGVTTPLGTYAGQDAKNSGKIVLQLGQDGIGLPDRDYYFNTDAHSIIVRNDYQQKHLPTLFKLIGLQPDAATAATKQTYALEKSLADSSRKLEDLRDPYHNYNKMPLAGLNKLVPEVDWKPTFEKMDYKNVDTVIVGQPEYYRALSKALHTYNIDDWKNYLRKNLVSEFGPYLSKPFDQELFRFYGTVLNGKKEQLPRWKRVLDTENGVMGEILGQIFVKEYFPEKTKDRYVKLVETMRATFKEHIEKLDWMSPQTKEKAYYKLSKVMPKVGYPDKWKDFSSLEINRGPYALNVMRANNWWHKYSAAKLGKPVDRTEWGITPQTYNAYYNPSNNEIVLPAGIFTIPGAKDEDIDDAVIYGYAAASTIGHEMTHGFDDEGRQFDAEGNLKAWWLPQDSVKFTQRAQMLVNQFNGYSIYGLHVNGKATQGENIADLGGIVIGLDAFKKTEQYKEGKTINGLTPIQRYFLGYALGWLGQDRQESLSSQILTNPHAPGFMRVNGPFTDVPEFYDAFHIKKGDKMWLDPDKRVKIW
- a CDS encoding M13 family metallopeptidase, whose amino-acid sequence is MIKLYKTTLLGCASIALLALSAYQIEQSETSNDPVYDNLDKSVDPRTDFFKYANGGWLKRNPIPAAYSSWGIGNVVQEEIRNRLKKINEDALTANAPKGSTTQKIGDFYYSGLDTVNIEKQGINPLKAQLDLIDQAIDINGILNAAAVLTTTGTRNFIGSRVSQDAKNSSKMMLQLSQTGLGLPNRDYYFKTDARTTRVRTDYKTNHLPTMLKISGWDEQQAAKGAESIYKIEQFFADSSRKLENLRDPYRNYHKMTVAQLNALTPNINWTTVFKTLELKPVDSVIVGQPEYYRAVNTALKTFQLDDWKAYLRWKLISSYAPYLNAAAEQESFRFSGKVISGRKEQLPRWKRVLDTENGLMGEALGQLFVKEYFPATAKLRYTEMVEAIRQAYREHIAKLDWMSPQTKQKAIVKLNAIHPKVGYPDKWKDFSTLVMDRESYAGNVMRARHWAYAVNINKLGKPVDHTEWGMTPQTYNASYSPSNNEITLPAAQFTIPGVKDSEVDDAVAYGYVAASTIGHEITHGFDDEGRLFDAKGNLKTWWTATDSVKFNQRAKVLADQFSSYVVLDSLHVNGKATLGENIADLGGIVLGIDAFKKTQQYKQGKLINGLTPMQRFFLGYALGWLGQERDEALANQILTDVHAPGFLRVNGPFSDVPEFYQAFKVKKGDKMWIDPAKRVKIW